A genomic stretch from Erigeron canadensis isolate Cc75 chromosome 9, C_canadensis_v1, whole genome shotgun sequence includes:
- the LOC122581404 gene encoding glycosyl hydrolase 5 family protein-like — MKKFILVILVFLYLVKCAYPLPLTTKSRWIVDESTGERVKFKCINWPAHLRPMLAEGLDKKPVGHIARHVASLGFNCVRLTYATHMFTRYYNKTVVQTFRELKLTDAIKGLQKNNPVVLDLRVVDVLSVVINVIKAHGLMVVLDNHVSEPMWCCSDNDGNGLFGDKFFEPEEWLRGLAIVGERYMNNNMVVAMSLRNELRGPRESVSEWYRWVRKGATRIHVSKPDALILISGLYYDLDFTQLKTRTLGLEPAITSKIVYETHQYSFSNGQNKWLHQAVNQMCNSMINDINTKAGFLTTGRHPAQLFVTEFGVNLMGTNRADNSFLPCYMAYLAKMDLDWALWALPGSYYFRQGIQNLDEPYGLLDSDWTRLRNPGFNDKLHLIQQTLQVPKTASSNYTLMYHPLSGRCINSNDKKEIFTEGCDSAFTGWSHVGDGSPIQVLNTKLCIMVIGDGLPVKLPNDCNGKQSAWKSIPNSFQITSKDGNGVDLCLDFDGNSNSKILSKKCICAGGSAANCRENPQSQWFQFVWKNN; from the exons atgaaaaaatttattttagtaATACTAGTGTTTTTATACTTGGTGAAGTGTGCTTATCCACTCCCTCTCACAACAAAATCAAGATGGATCGTGGATGAGTCTACAGGTGAGCGAGTCAAGTTTAAGTGTATAAACTGGCCCGCTCATCTAAGACCCATGCTAGCCGAGGGGCTTGACAAGAAGCCCGTCGGTCACATTGCAAGACATGTTGCTTCATTGGGGTTTAATTGTGTTCGACTCACTTATGCTACTCATATGTTCACTCGTTACTACAATAAAACAGTTGTGCAAACTTTTCGCGAGCTGAAACTTACGGATGCAATTAAGGGTCTCCAGAAGAATAATCCTGTAGTTCTGGATCTTAGAGTGGTTGATGTGCTATCGGTGGTGATAAACGTGATTAAGGCACACGGACTAATGGTGGTGCTTGATAACCACGTGAGCGAGCCAATGTGGTGTTGTTCCGATAACGATGGTAACGGACTTTTTGGGGACAAATTCTTCGAGCCAGAAGAATGGTTACGTGGTTTAGCTATCGTGGGAGAACGTTATATGAATAACAATATG GTCGTGGCTATGAGTTTACGAAACGAGCTGCGTGGGCCCCGCGAATCGGTGAGCGAGTGGTACCGCTGGGTTCGTAAAGGAGCAACAAGAATCCACGTATCTAAACCTGATGCACTAATCCTCATTTCTGGTTTATACTATGATCTAGACTTTACCCAACTAAAAACCAGGACTTTAGGACTTGAGCCTGCAATAACAAGTAAAATAGTCTATGAAACGCATCAATACTCATTTTCAAATGGGCAAAACAAATGGCTACATCAAGCTGTTAACCAAATGTGTAATAgtatgattaatgatataaatACGAAGGCCGGGTTTTTGACAACAGGGCGGCATCCCGCCCAGTTGTTTGTTACTGAGTTTGGAGTGAACCTAATGGGTACGAACCGGGCTGACAACTCTTTTCTACCTTGTTACATGGCCTATTTAGCCAAAATGGATTTGGATTGGGCCTTATGGGCATTGCCAGGAAGCTATTACTTTAGACAAGGTATCCAAAATTTGGATGAACCTTATGGACTACTTGATTCCGATTGGACCCGGCTCAGAAACCCGGGTTTTAACGATAAGTTGCATCTCATCCAACAAACACTACAAG TTCCAAAAACAGCATCAAGTAACTACACATTGATGTACCACCCGTTAAGCGGACGATGTATAAACTCTAACGATAAGAAAGAGATATTCACTGAAGGATGCGACAGTGCGTTTACTGGATGGAGTCACGTTGGTGATGGGTCTCCGATCCAAGTATTAAACACAAAGTTGTGTATCATGGTGATCGGAGATGGCCTTCCAGTGAAACTGCCGAATGATTGCAACGGCAAGCAAAGCGCATGGAAATCAATACCAAATTCTTTTCAAATCACGAGTAAAGATGGAAACGGTGTGGATCTTTGTCTAGACTTTGATGGTAATAGTAATTCGAAGATATTGagcaagaaatgcatttgtGCAGGGGGTAGTGCAGCTAATTGCCGTGAAAATCCTCAAAGTCAATGGTTTCAGTTTGTTTGGAAGAATAACTGA
- the LOC122580973 gene encoding glycosyl hydrolase 5 family protein-like → MENAMKIVHFSILLLFFVAKLYRSLPLSTKSRWVVDELTGERVKFKCVNWPAHLKPMLAEGLDKRPLSLIARHVASLGFNCVRLTWATHMFTRYSNKTVMQSFRDLNLINAINGLQRYNPHVLDLTVVDALTMVINVIASYGLMVVLDNHVSEPMWCCSNNDGNGFFGDEFFDPEEWERGLFIVGERYRNTKMVVAISLRNELRGRRQKWDEWYRWVRRGATTIHNTNSNVLVIIPGLHYDLDFSALKTNPLGLDERLSNKIVYETHRYSFTAGQARWLRQPLNQVCLSIIRDTYKNVGFLTTGPNPAPLFISEFGVNLMGTNRANNLFLPCYMAYLSEMDLDWALWSLQGSYYLRQGIQNMDEPYGLLNNDWTGLRNPDFNRKLYLVQQILQVPKLTSSNYTFMYHPLTGLCLKSGLMSQVIGDECYTLTEWSHVGDWNPIQLSSTKLCMMVVGDGLPVKLTTDCFTKRSTWKLIPNSFQISSKDENGVDLCLDLDLNNNNSTILSKKCICGGANSSKCLENPQSQWFQFVSTNSRSL, encoded by the exons ATGGAGAACGCCATGAAGATTGTTCATTTTTCGATTCTGTTGCTATTTTTTGTAGCAAAGCTGTATCGTTCTCTCCCTTTATCGACAAAATCAAGATGGGTCGTTGATGAGTTGACAGGTGAGCGAGTCAAGTTTAAGTGTGTAAACTGGCCTGCTCATTTGAAACCCATGTTAGCCGAGGGGCTAGACAAGAGGCCGCTAAGCCTCATTGCAAGGCATGTTGCTTCGTTGGGGTTCAATTGTGTCCGTCTCACTTGGGCTACACATATGTTTACCCGTTATAGTAACAAGACAGTTATGCAATCTTTCCGTGATTTGAACCTTATAAACGCAATCAACGGTCTTCAGAGGTATAATCCTCACGTTTTGGATCTTACGGTGGTTGATGCACTAACGATGGTGATAAATGTGATTGCGTCTTATGGACTCATGGTCGTGCTTGATAACCATGTGAGCGAACCAATGTGGTGTTGTTCCAATAATGATGGTAATGGCTTTTTCGGTGATGAGTTTTTTGACCCAGAAGAGTGGGAGCGTGGTTTATTTATCGTGGGAGAACGTTATAGGAATACAAAAATG GTTGTGGCTATAAGTTTACGGAATGAACTACGTGGGAGACGTCAAAAATGGGATGAATGGTATCGATGGGTTCGTAGAGGTGCAACAACGATCCACAATACTAACTCTAACGTGCTAGTCATCATTCCGGGTTTACACTATGATCTTGACTTTAGCGCATTAAAAACCAATCCTTTAGGACTAGATGAGAGATTATCAAACAAGATAGTATACGAAACACACAGATACTCATTTACGGCCGGGCAAGCGAGATGGCTACGTCAACCACTTAACCAAGTATGTCTAAGTATCATTCGTGATACATATAAGAACGTCGGCTTTTTAACAACGGGGCCAAATCCAGCCCCGTTATTTATATCCGAGTTTGGCGTAAACCTAATGGGCACGAACCGGGCCAACAACCTTTTCTTACCTTGTTACATGGCTTATTTGTCTGAAATGGACTTGGATTGGGCCTTATGGTCTTTACAAGGAAGTTATTACCTTAGACAAGGGATCCAAAATATGGATGAACCATATGGACTCCTAAATAATGATTGGACTGGACTAAGAAATCCCGATTTTAACAGGAAATTGTATCTTGTCCAACAAATTCTGCAAG TTCCAAAATTGACATCAAGTAACTACACATTTATGTATCATCCGTTGACCGGACTTTGCCTAAAGTCGGGCTTAATGAGCCAAGTCATAGGTGACGAATGCTACACGCTGACAGAATGGAGTCACGTTGGTGATTGGAATCCAATCCAGCTATCAAGTACCAAGTTGTGTatgatggtggtcggagatgggcTTCCAGTGAAGTTAACAACGGATTGCTTCACCAAAAGGAGTACATGGAAATTGATACCAAATTCTTTTCAAATCTCGAGCAAAGACGAAAATGGTGTGGATCTTTGTCTGGACCTTgatctaaataataataactcgACAATCTTGAGCAAGAAATGCATATGTGGAGGAGCTAACTCGTCTAAATGCCTTGAAAATCCTCAAAGTCAATGGTTTCAGTTCGTTTCTACTAATAGTAGATCCTTATAG
- the LOC122581403 gene encoding uncharacterized protein LOC122581403 produces the protein MSSQKIIESHRSNAEIYTEESICKEKAHDLLTKFSLPKGLIPMKDVTEVGHNPLTGFVWVRRKKKTNHFFSMISRQVTYDCEVTAFVEDRRLRNITGVKSKELLIWVTVSDICVVGDGDKITFSTPTGLSRSFPFSAFETNDKIDVSM, from the coding sequence ATGTCATCACAAAAAATAATCGAATCCCATCGTTCAAATGCTGAAATATACACCGAGGAATCCATATGCAAAGAAAAAGCCCACGATTTGTTAACAAAATTCTCCCTTCCAAAAGGCTTGATCCCAATGAAGGACGTAACAGAAGTGGGCCACAACCCGTTAACTGGCTTCGTGTGGGTTCGTAGGAAGAAGAAAACCAATCATTTCTTTAGTATGATTAGTCGACAAGTGACATATGATTGTGAAGTAACCGCGTTTGTTGAGGATCGTCGGTTGAGGAATATAACCGGTGTTAAGAGTAAAGAGCTTTTGATTTGGGTCACTGTTTCGGATATTTGTGTCGTTGGGGACGGTGATAAGATTACGTTTAGTACCCCGACTGGGTTGTCACGTTCGTTTCCATTTTCGGCTTTTGAAACTAATGACAAAATTGATGTATCGATGTAG
- the LOC122582253 gene encoding cysteine proteinase inhibitor A-like, producing MKVKTSTLIIITAVFLFVFFESGVCRMERSSMNQHRLGGIYDITDQHNNGVEIEDLARFAVQDHNKKQNSFLKFARLIKAKEQVVAGKMYHLTLEAADAAGKIKVYETKIWVKPWMNFKQVQEFKVANDPFV from the exons ATGAAAGTCAAGACATCAACCTTGATAATCATAACAGCCGTATTCCTGTTCGTGTTTTTCGAATCCGGGGTTTGTAGAATGGAAAGGAGTTCCATGAATCAGCATCGGCTAGGCGGAATTTATGATATCACAGACCAACATAACAACGGGGTCGAGATCGAAGACCTGGCCCGATTCGCTGTCCAAGATCATAACAAAAAACAG AATTCCTTTTTGAAGTTTGCTAGATTGATAAAGGCGAAAGAGCAGGTGGTGGCGGGTAAGATGTACCATCTCACTTTGGAGGCAGCTGATGCTGCTGGCAAGATTAAAGTATATGAAACTAAAATTTGGGTAAAGCCATGGATGAACTTTAAGCAGGTGCAAGAATTCAAGGTTGCCAATGATCCATTCGTCTAA
- the LOC122582754 gene encoding serine carboxypeptidase-like 45 produces MPSEQPWHITFMIFMCLTFFIHTTLYIIVVNSIPISSSSDEVVNLPGQPPVNFKQFAGYITVDKTKQRFMFYYFVEAETNSSSKPLVLWLNGGPGCSSVGEGAFVEHGPFKPSGSVLLKNEFSWNKEANMLYLESPAGVGFSYSVEKSFYTSANDVLTAGDNLAFLENWFEKYPEYKNRDFYITGESYAGHYVPQLADLIVHSKAKINLKGIAIGNPLLEFNTDFNSRGEYLWSHGLISDATYDMFNRVCNYSTIRRQSQSRSLTPICSRVSNQASKEIGRFVNAYDITLDVCLSNVLSQSQVFEQSQDRETKIDVCVEDETIAYLNRKDVQAALNARLLGVNEWSPCSEVLSYEMENLEVPMTPVLVSLLKSGIRVFVFSGDQDSVLPLTGTRVVVNGLAKQLGLNTTIAYRAWFSGNQVGGWIQVYGDILSFATIRGAAHEAPFSQPERSLALFRGFLSGKPLPAANKIAQKTETIIPLH; encoded by the exons ATGCCATCTGAACAACCATGGCACATtacttttatgatttttatgtgTCTAACATTTTTCATACATAcaacattatatataattgttgtaaATTCTATTCCaatatcttcatcttctgaTGAAGTAGTGAACTTGCCTGGTCAACCTCCAGTCAACTTCAAACAATTTGCTGGCTATATAACTGTTGATAAAACCAAACAaagatttatgttttattacTTTGTTGAAGCCGAAACCAACTCATCTTCTAAACCACTTGTTCTTTGGCTTAATGGag GGCCTGGGTGTTCATCAGTTGGAGAAGGGGCATTTGTAGAACATGGGCCTTTTAAACCAAGTGGAAGTGTTttgttgaaaaatgaatttagTTGGAACAAAG AGGCAAATATGTTGTACTTGGAATCACCAGCAGGAGTGGGATTCTCTTATAGTGTTGAAAAATCCTTTTATACATCAGCAAACGATGTCCTTACag CTGGAGACAATCTTGCTTTTCTTGAGAATTGGTTCGAGAAATATCCAGAATACAAGAATAGAGACTTTTACATCACGGGTGAAAGTTATGCAG GACACTATGTTCCTCAACTTGCGGATCTCATAGTTCACTCAAAAGCCAAGATCAATCTCAAGGGAATTGCA ATAGGTAATCCACTATTGGAATTCAATACGGATTTTAATTCAAGGGGGGAGTATCTTTGGTCCCATGGCTTGATATCGGATGCTACATATGACATGTTCAACAGAGTATGCAACTACTCGACTATAAGAAGACAGTCACAATCCCGGTCTCTTACCCCTATTTGCTCTCGAGTTTCAAATCAAGCTTCAAAGGAGATTGGCAGATTTGTTAATGCTTATGACATCACACTAGACGTTTGTTTGTCAAATGTTCTCTCACAGTCACAAGTTTTTGAGCAAAGT CAAGATAGGGAGACAAAGATAGATGTTTGTGTGGAGGATGAAACGATTGCATATTTGAACCGAAAAGACGTTCAGGCTGCTCTTAATGCTCGGTTGTTGGGTGTGAACGAATGGTCCCCATGTAGCGA GGTTTTAAGCTATGAAATGGAGAATCTTGAGGTACCAATGACTCCCGTATTGGTCTCGCTTCTCAAGTCTGGCATtagagtttttgtttttag TGGGGATCAAGATTCAGTTCTCCCACTGACGGGGACGCGTGTGGTGGTCAATGGTTTGGCTAAGCAATTAGGATTGAATACAACCATAGCATACAGGGCTTGGTTCAGTGGAAACCAG GTTGGCGGATGGATACAAGTGTATGGTGATATTCTCTCTTTTGCAACCATTAGAGGGGCAGCACACGAAGCTCCATTTTCACAACCCGAGCGATCACTTGCTCTTTTCAGAGGGTTTCTCTCCGGTAAACCATTGCCAGCTGCCAACAAAATCGCTCAAAAGACAGAAACAATCATCCCTCTTCATTAG